One stretch of Chryseobacterium indologenes DNA includes these proteins:
- the nhaA gene encoding Na+/H+ antiporter NhaA, whose amino-acid sequence MNLSLYFKKFFNNSQASGIILIFCVLISLLIANSSLAESFQNFLDKEVGTHLFQLEYPVSIWINDGLMAVFFLLVGLEIKRELVEGELSSFKNASLPIFAAVGGMLVPAVIYSLFNSGTEYSNGWGIPMATDIAFSLAIISMLGKKIPNSIKIFLAALAIVDDLGAILVIAIFYTEQIHWSYLLLSFGITALLFILNFLKVTKTIFYIIPGVFLWYFLHHSGIHATIAGVVLAFSIPTNASNVEISPLEKLEHQLHIPVSFFIMPIFALTNTNITFSNEMVEGVTSTLGLGIICGLILGKLIGINLFSLIAIKLKLSSLPQNSNWTQMMGVGLLAGIGFTMSIFIALLSFKGEIQIQDEAKFAILIASFIAAIAGFIILSLSSKGNMEPEED is encoded by the coding sequence ATGAATTTATCACTTTATTTTAAAAAATTTTTCAACAACAGCCAAGCCTCAGGAATTATCCTTATTTTCTGCGTGCTTATTTCATTACTTATTGCAAACTCTTCTCTTGCTGAAAGCTTCCAGAACTTTTTAGACAAGGAAGTAGGAACCCATCTGTTTCAGCTGGAATATCCTGTCAGTATCTGGATCAATGATGGCCTGATGGCAGTATTTTTCCTTTTGGTTGGTCTGGAAATTAAAAGAGAACTGGTAGAAGGAGAGCTTTCTTCTTTTAAGAATGCTTCATTACCAATTTTTGCAGCAGTAGGCGGAATGCTTGTACCTGCAGTCATTTACAGTCTTTTTAATTCCGGAACGGAATATAGCAATGGCTGGGGAATTCCGATGGCAACCGATATTGCTTTTTCTTTGGCTATTATTTCGATGTTGGGAAAAAAAATCCCCAATTCAATTAAAATATTTCTGGCTGCATTAGCGATCGTAGATGATCTGGGAGCCATTCTTGTTATTGCCATTTTTTACACAGAACAGATTCACTGGAGTTATCTCCTACTCTCTTTTGGCATAACAGCCCTGTTGTTTATCTTAAATTTTTTAAAAGTTACCAAAACAATATTTTATATTATTCCTGGGGTATTTTTATGGTATTTCCTGCATCACTCAGGAATCCATGCAACTATAGCAGGAGTAGTACTGGCATTTTCAATTCCTACGAATGCATCTAACGTAGAGATTTCGCCATTGGAAAAACTGGAACATCAGCTTCACATTCCTGTAAGTTTCTTCATCATGCCTATTTTTGCTTTAACCAATACCAATATTACTTTTTCAAATGAAATGGTAGAAGGTGTTACCAGTACATTAGGATTAGGAATTATCTGTGGACTGATTCTTGGGAAACTGATTGGGATTAATTTATTCTCTCTAATCGCTATAAAATTAAAACTTAGTTCATTACCACAAAACAGCAATTGGACCCAGATGATGGGCGTAGGACTTCTGGCCGGTATCGGATTTACGATGTCTATTTTTATTGCTTTGTTATCATTTAAAGGGGAAATACAGATTCAGGATGAAGCTAAATTTGCTATCCTGATTGCTTCTTTTATTGCAGCAATTGCAGGATTTATAATTTTAAGTCTAAGTTCTAAAGGAAATATGGAACCGGAAGAAGATTAA
- a CDS encoding response regulator transcription factor has translation MKKIIIADDEHKILMSLEYSFKKNGYDVYIARDGTEVLEFLKTMVPDVILLDIMMPNLDGYSTLDLIKQDEKLKNTKVIFLSAKNNPRDIEKGIEMGADAYVTKPYSIKKLMQQIEEMF, from the coding sequence ATGAAAAAGATAATCATTGCGGATGACGAACATAAGATATTAATGTCATTAGAATACAGTTTTAAAAAGAACGGCTATGACGTTTACATTGCCCGTGATGGAACGGAGGTTCTGGAATTTTTAAAAACAATGGTTCCGGATGTAATTCTTCTCGATATCATGATGCCGAATCTTGACGGTTACAGCACATTAGACCTTATCAAACAGGATGAGAAGCTTAAAAATACAAAAGTAATCTTCCTGAGTGCCAAAAATAATCCGAGAGATATTGAAAAAGGCATTGAAATGGGAGCCGATGCTTACGTTACAAAGCCCTATTCTATTAAAAAACTGATGCAGCAGATTGAGGAGATGTTTTAG
- the acs gene encoding acetate--CoA ligase, with amino-acid sequence MRNYLIEDLPHYFEEYKKSIKNPKKFWDKVADQNFVWYQRWSKVVKYDMNEAKIEWFKNAKLNITKNCLDRHLATRGDKTAIIWEPNDPKEEAQHISYNELYTRVNKTANILKEMGIEKGDRVCIYLPMIPELAVTMLACAKLGAVHSVIFAGFSASAVSSRVNDCEAKMVITSDGSYRGNKVLDLKSIVDEALEKTPTVEKVLVVKRTQNEIKMKEGRDYWMADLYEKASPDFVTVIMDSEDPLFILYTSGSTGKPKGMLHTCAGYMVYTAYTFKNVFNYKENDIYWCTADIGWITGHSYILYGPLLNGATTVIFEGVPTYPEPDRFWEVIEKHKITQFYTAPTAIRSLAKESTEWVDKHDLSSLKVIGSVGEPINDEAWHWFNDHVGQKKCPIVDTWWQTETGGIMISPLPFVTPTKPTYATLPLPGIQPVLMDDKRNEITGNQVTGNLCIRFPWPGIARTIWGDHQRYKETYFTAFPGKYFTGDGALRDEVGYYRITGRVDDVIIVSGHNLGTAPIEDSINQHPAVAESAIVGYPHDIKGNALYGYVTLKETGESRDKENLKKEINQLISDQIGPIAKLDKIQFVSGLPKTRSGKIMRRILRKIAEGDFSNFGDISTLLNPEIVDEIKNERI; translated from the coding sequence ATGAGAAATTACTTAATAGAAGATTTACCACATTATTTTGAAGAATATAAAAAATCTATCAAAAATCCGAAAAAATTCTGGGATAAGGTAGCCGATCAAAACTTTGTTTGGTATCAGAGATGGAGCAAGGTTGTTAAGTACGATATGAATGAAGCTAAAATCGAATGGTTCAAAAACGCTAAACTTAATATAACTAAAAACTGCCTGGACAGGCATCTTGCCACAAGAGGAGATAAAACAGCAATTATCTGGGAACCGAATGATCCAAAAGAGGAGGCTCAGCATATTTCCTATAATGAACTCTATACCCGCGTCAATAAAACAGCCAATATCCTGAAGGAAATGGGTATTGAAAAAGGAGATAGAGTCTGCATTTATCTTCCGATGATTCCTGAATTAGCTGTTACCATGCTGGCCTGTGCCAAACTGGGAGCCGTTCATTCTGTTATTTTTGCAGGATTCTCCGCCTCTGCCGTATCTTCAAGAGTAAATGATTGTGAAGCTAAAATGGTGATCACTTCAGACGGAAGCTATAGGGGAAACAAAGTTCTCGATCTGAAAAGTATCGTTGATGAAGCTTTGGAAAAAACGCCAACTGTTGAAAAAGTTCTTGTAGTAAAAAGAACTCAAAATGAGATCAAGATGAAAGAAGGAAGAGATTACTGGATGGCAGATCTTTACGAAAAAGCTTCCCCTGATTTTGTGACCGTTATTATGGACTCTGAAGATCCGCTTTTCATTCTTTATACTTCCGGTTCTACAGGAAAACCAAAAGGAATGCTGCATACCTGTGCAGGATACATGGTGTATACAGCCTACACCTTCAAAAACGTGTTTAATTATAAGGAAAATGATATTTACTGGTGCACCGCAGATATTGGCTGGATTACCGGTCACTCCTATATTCTTTACGGACCATTGCTGAATGGAGCCACAACGGTTATTTTCGAAGGAGTTCCAACCTATCCTGAACCGGATCGTTTCTGGGAAGTTATTGAGAAACATAAAATCACTCAATTCTATACCGCTCCTACTGCAATTCGTTCTTTAGCTAAAGAAAGTACCGAATGGGTAGACAAGCATGACCTGAGCTCTTTGAAAGTGATCGGATCCGTAGGAGAACCTATCAATGATGAAGCATGGCACTGGTTTAATGATCATGTAGGCCAGAAAAAATGCCCAATTGTTGATACCTGGTGGCAAACCGAAACAGGAGGAATTATGATTTCCCCTCTTCCATTTGTAACTCCTACCAAGCCTACTTATGCAACCCTTCCTCTTCCTGGGATCCAACCGGTTTTAATGGATGATAAACGTAATGAAATTACAGGAAATCAGGTAACCGGAAACCTATGCATCCGTTTTCCATGGCCGGGAATCGCAAGAACCATCTGGGGTGACCACCAAAGATATAAGGAAACCTATTTTACCGCTTTCCCTGGAAAATATTTCACAGGAGATGGCGCTTTGAGAGACGAAGTAGGCTATTACAGAATTACAGGACGTGTAGATGATGTCATTATTGTATCCGGTCACAATCTGGGAACTGCTCCTATTGAAGACAGCATCAACCAACACCCTGCCGTAGCAGAATCTGCTATTGTAGGTTATCCGCACGACATCAAAGGAAATGCTCTGTATGGCTATGTAACCCTTAAAGAAACAGGAGAAAGCCGTGATAAAGAAAATCTTAAAAAGGAAATCAACCAGTTAATTTCCGATCAGATCGGACCTATTGCCAAACTGGATAAAATACAGTTCGTTTCAGGACTCCCGAAAACACGTTCCGGTAAGATTATGCGTAGAATTCTTAGAAAAATTGCAGAAGGGGACTTCAGCAACTTCGGAGATATCAGCACCTTATTGAATCCGGAAATTGTAGATGAAATTAAGAACGAAAGAATTTAA
- a CDS encoding ATP-binding protein → MSSVALFFVVLFYLALLFLVAHLAEKKRSKFWINNPYIYALSLAVYCTAWTYYGSIGVAASGGLNYLPIYIGPAMIIPAWIYINTRIVRIARVNKISSLADFISLRYGNSRSMGAIITVVCLLAIVPYIGLQIKAISETFHLVTETPMSKDILTDNATFVVILIALFSSYYGTRYVDASEKRLGIISAIALESFLKLFFIIILGLFVIYYVFDGFTDIYHKASHFEDFKEKNTFNGVEGAMNWMVLCMISATAICILPRQFHTAIVENRQEKHIRTAIWFFPLYLLTFTIFIFPIAWGGRLIFDGEKVNPEFYSILIPQHFDNTLITVLVFLGGLSSCISMIIISAITLSIMLSNNLIIPYGLLGKLKSENETQNTKSITNIRKFSIFALIIMAFVFYKYFILKTSLDSVGLISFVVIAQLAPAFFGAIFWRRGSYKGAIIGLAAGLAICYFGLIIPQYYFSYNQELKGVLRDMYNSFNFFTIPYLARIPQIFFWSILINTGLFTIISVSIKGNYRERNFAELYVDIDKYIQNHENAFIWRGTAYISDIQNILERFLGKNKTEQALRIFNLKYNIDSKTETADSRFIKFSENLLAGRIGTASAKILIEGVTKEDKISLKEVLNILEESQENISLNKKLTEQSEELQKLSDDLRTANESLIVKDRQKDDFLDSVAHELRTPITAIRSAGEILADDDDIPFEIKQEFLNNIITESDRLSEIINDILYLDKLQHGEISLSIQQNNILETYKKALNPLIHLIQQKNIHLSEVNLLNRVIFEYDEARMIQLLQNIWGNALKFTDEQGTIQTKLFEKENQLIITIFNTGKHIPEEDLEMIFDKFYQSKNQNILKPTGSGLGLAISKKIIQAHKGSIKAENSGLGVTFTISLPDRIINEIKHEVEQL, encoded by the coding sequence ATGAGTAGTGTTGCATTATTTTTTGTAGTTCTGTTTTATCTGGCACTTCTGTTCTTAGTTGCCCACCTGGCAGAGAAGAAAAGAAGTAAGTTCTGGATCAACAATCCTTACATTTATGCATTGTCCCTCGCTGTGTATTGTACTGCATGGACGTACTATGGAAGTATTGGTGTTGCCGCTTCAGGTGGATTAAATTATTTACCGATTTACATTGGCCCTGCTATGATTATTCCTGCCTGGATCTATATCAATACGCGAATTGTAAGAATCGCCAGGGTTAATAAAATAAGCAGTCTTGCAGATTTCATCTCATTACGATATGGAAACAGCCGAAGCATGGGTGCCATTATTACAGTTGTTTGCCTGCTGGCGATCGTTCCTTATATTGGGCTACAGATTAAGGCTATATCTGAGACCTTCCATTTGGTAACGGAAACTCCTATGTCCAAGGATATCCTGACCGATAATGCTACTTTTGTTGTTATTTTAATTGCTTTATTCTCTTCCTACTACGGAACAAGATATGTAGATGCTTCTGAAAAGCGACTAGGAATCATTTCTGCGATAGCCCTGGAGAGCTTTTTAAAATTATTCTTTATTATTATTCTTGGACTTTTTGTTATCTATTATGTTTTTGACGGTTTCACAGATATTTATCACAAAGCAAGTCATTTTGAAGATTTTAAAGAAAAAAATACATTTAATGGGGTTGAAGGAGCCATGAACTGGATGGTTCTGTGCATGATCTCAGCAACAGCAATATGCATACTACCCAGACAATTTCATACGGCGATTGTTGAAAACAGACAAGAAAAACACATCAGAACAGCCATCTGGTTTTTTCCGCTTTATTTATTGACCTTCACCATTTTTATTTTTCCAATTGCATGGGGTGGAAGACTGATCTTTGATGGAGAAAAGGTAAACCCCGAATTCTACTCTATTTTAATTCCGCAGCATTTTGACAATACTTTAATTACTGTTTTGGTTTTCCTTGGTGGATTAAGCTCATGTATTTCCATGATTATTATTTCAGCTATTACCTTATCCATTATGCTTTCCAACAACCTTATCATCCCTTATGGTTTACTTGGAAAACTGAAATCTGAAAATGAAACCCAAAATACAAAAAGTATTACAAATATCAGGAAATTCAGCATTTTCGCACTGATCATCATGGCTTTTGTCTTCTACAAATATTTCATTTTAAAAACATCACTGGACTCTGTAGGGTTAATCTCTTTTGTAGTGATTGCCCAGCTTGCTCCGGCTTTTTTTGGAGCCATATTCTGGAGAAGAGGAAGTTACAAAGGAGCCATCATTGGTCTTGCTGCAGGATTAGCTATATGTTATTTCGGATTAATCATTCCGCAGTATTATTTCTCGTACAACCAGGAACTCAAAGGAGTTTTAAGAGATATGTACAATTCATTCAACTTCTTCACCATTCCTTATCTGGCAAGAATTCCGCAAATATTTTTCTGGTCAATTTTGATAAATACAGGCTTGTTTACCATTATTTCAGTCAGCATCAAAGGAAATTACCGGGAAAGAAATTTCGCTGAATTGTATGTAGATATCGATAAATACATTCAAAATCATGAAAATGCATTTATCTGGAGAGGAACCGCCTATATTTCTGACATTCAGAATATCCTGGAGAGATTTTTAGGTAAAAACAAGACCGAACAGGCTCTGAGAATTTTTAATTTAAAATACAATATTGACTCTAAGACAGAGACCGCAGATTCAAGATTTATCAAATTCTCTGAAAACCTTCTTGCAGGAAGAATCGGAACGGCTTCCGCTAAAATTCTCATCGAAGGGGTCACCAAAGAAGACAAAATATCCCTGAAGGAAGTTTTAAATATTCTTGAAGAATCTCAAGAAAATATTAGCTTAAACAAAAAACTTACAGAACAGTCTGAAGAACTGCAGAAACTTTCTGATGATCTCAGAACAGCCAATGAAAGCTTAATTGTTAAAGACCGTCAAAAAGATGATTTTCTGGACTCTGTTGCCCATGAATTAAGAACTCCAATCACAGCAATTCGTTCAGCCGGGGAAATCCTGGCAGATGATGATGACATTCCTTTTGAAATCAAACAGGAGTTCTTAAACAACATCATCACCGAATCTGATAGATTAAGTGAAATCATTAATGATATTCTCTATCTTGATAAACTTCAGCATGGTGAAATCTCATTAAGTATTCAACAAAATAACATTCTTGAAACCTATAAAAAAGCATTAAATCCTCTCATTCACCTGATACAACAGAAAAACATCCATTTAAGCGAGGTTAATCTCCTGAATCGGGTTATATTTGAGTATGATGAAGCCAGAATGATTCAATTGCTTCAGAATATATGGGGAAATGCCTTAAAATTCACGGATGAACAGGGAACGATACAAACCAAATTGTTTGAAAAAGAAAATCAATTGATAATTACCATTTTCAATACCGGAAAACATATCCCTGAGGAGGATCTGGAAATGATTTTTGATAAATTTTATCAATCCAAAAATCAAAACATTTTAAAACCTACAGGAAGCGGACTCGGTCTTGCTATCTCCAAGAAAATAATACAAGCCCATAAAGGAAGTATAAAAGCTGAAAACAGCGGTCTTGGAGTAACTTTCACCATCAGCCTTCCTGACAGAATAATAAACGAGATTAAACATGAAGTTGAACAACTTTAA
- a CDS encoding RelA/SpoT family protein, with protein MSYDLEQENKEILARYKDLISNTYRTLDEENNKLIRKAFDIALDAHKDQRRKSGEPYIYHPIAVAKIVATEIGLGATSIACALLHDVIEDSDYTYEDLKKIFGEKIANIVNGLTKISIMNHQNISVQSENYRKLLLTLSEDFRVILIKIADRLHNMRTLESMAPDKQKKIASETVYIYAPMAHRLGLYNIKSELEDLSLKYNNPEVYNEITEKLELAKESRERYIEEFKTEVSERLKEEGLNFTIKGRAKAISSIYRKMLKQGVSFEEVFDNYAIRIIYKSDAKNEKFLAWKIYSIVTDVYHSNPSRMRDWITQPRSTGYESLHLTVLGPDKKWIEAQIRSERMDEIAEKGVAAHYKYKEGYKQSSDDRNFEKWVTEIREVLEQQQNLSTSELLDNIKLNLYSKEVFVFTPKGEIKILPTNATALDFAFSVHSDLGMKCLGAKINGKLVPISYILQNGDQIDILSSQNQKPKSDWLEFVVTSKAKSKIKSFLNSQKNQLVEEGKEILQRKLRHAKINFNDEEINKLQKFFNLKSSQELFLKFQSNELDVSSLRKYIESKNVFNNLLSRFRKSPSKSVNFEEPKEQNLDMIVFGKDEEKLNYTYAKCCTVIPGDKIFGFITISDGIKVHSDNCPNAINLRAQYDYRVIPAKWVNEESFKNRVKIEIEGLDRMGMINDITTVISGSMGMDMKSMSIESNNGVFTGNINLEVKNKGQLEETFKKLKNINGVSRVRRLQS; from the coding sequence ATGAGTTACGATTTAGAACAAGAGAATAAAGAGATCCTTGCCAGATATAAGGATCTGATTTCTAACACTTACAGAACTCTGGATGAGGAAAATAACAAACTTATCCGGAAGGCATTCGATATTGCATTGGATGCTCATAAAGACCAAAGGAGAAAATCCGGGGAGCCTTACATCTACCATCCTATCGCTGTCGCCAAAATTGTGGCAACGGAAATTGGTTTAGGGGCTACCTCCATTGCCTGTGCGTTGCTGCATGATGTAATTGAAGATTCTGACTATACCTATGAGGATCTTAAAAAAATCTTCGGGGAGAAAATCGCCAATATCGTGAATGGATTAACCAAGATATCCATCATGAATCATCAGAACATCTCTGTACAGTCAGAAAATTACAGAAAACTGTTGCTGACCCTGTCTGAGGATTTCAGAGTTATTTTGATCAAAATTGCAGACCGTCTTCATAATATGAGGACATTGGAAAGCATGGCTCCGGACAAGCAGAAAAAAATCGCTTCAGAAACGGTTTATATCTATGCTCCAATGGCCCACCGTCTTGGTTTATATAATATCAAATCTGAACTGGAAGACCTTTCCTTGAAATACAATAATCCGGAGGTATATAATGAAATCACCGAGAAATTGGAATTGGCAAAGGAAAGCCGGGAAAGATATATTGAGGAATTCAAAACCGAGGTTTCTGAACGACTGAAAGAAGAAGGTTTAAATTTCACCATCAAAGGACGTGCAAAGGCAATTTCTTCGATTTACAGAAAAATGCTGAAACAGGGGGTTTCGTTTGAAGAAGTTTTTGACAACTATGCGATCAGAATTATCTATAAATCGGATGCTAAAAACGAAAAATTCCTGGCATGGAAGATTTATTCTATTGTTACGGATGTTTACCACAGTAACCCTTCAAGAATGCGTGACTGGATCACCCAGCCTCGTTCTACAGGATATGAAAGCTTGCACCTTACCGTTTTAGGCCCTGATAAAAAATGGATTGAAGCACAAATCCGATCAGAACGAATGGATGAAATTGCTGAAAAAGGAGTTGCGGCCCATTATAAATACAAAGAAGGCTACAAGCAAAGTTCTGATGATCGTAATTTTGAAAAATGGGTTACGGAGATCCGTGAAGTACTTGAGCAGCAGCAAAACCTGTCCACTTCCGAACTTTTGGATAATATCAAACTGAATCTTTATTCAAAAGAGGTATTTGTATTTACCCCAAAAGGAGAAATTAAAATTCTGCCAACCAATGCAACCGCTCTGGACTTTGCCTTTTCGGTTCACTCTGATCTGGGAATGAAATGTTTGGGAGCTAAAATCAATGGAAAATTGGTTCCCATTTCTTATATTCTTCAAAATGGGGATCAGATCGATATTCTTTCCTCTCAGAATCAAAAGCCTAAATCTGACTGGCTGGAGTTCGTTGTAACTTCGAAAGCTAAATCCAAGATTAAAAGTTTCCTAAATTCTCAGAAAAACCAACTGGTGGAAGAAGGAAAAGAGATTTTACAAAGAAAACTTCGTCATGCAAAAATTAATTTTAATGATGAAGAAATTAATAAATTACAAAAGTTTTTCAATTTAAAATCTTCCCAGGAACTCTTCCTAAAGTTCCAAAGTAACGAACTGGATGTAAGCAGCCTGAGAAAATATATTGAAAGCAAGAATGTATTTAACAACTTACTTTCCAGATTTAGAAAATCCCCATCCAAAAGTGTTAACTTCGAGGAACCGAAGGAGCAAAACCTTGATATGATTGTCTTTGGAAAAGATGAGGAAAAACTGAATTATACTTATGCAAAATGCTGTACAGTAATTCCTGGAGACAAGATCTTCGGATTTATTACTATTTCTGATGGGATCAAAGTGCACAGTGATAACTGTCCGAATGCTATTAACCTTAGAGCACAATATGATTACCGCGTCATTCCTGCCAAATGGGTGAATGAAGAAAGCTTCAAAAACCGAGTGAAAATTGAAATCGAAGGCCTTGACAGAATGGGAATGATTAATGACATTACAACGGTTATTAGCGGAAGCATGGGAATGGACATGAAAAGTATGTCTATTGAATCCAATAATGGCGTTTTCACCGGAAACATCAATCTTGAAGTCAAAAATAAGGGGCAATTGGAGGAAACCTTCAAGAAGCTCAAGAATATTAATGGAGTCTCCAGGGTGAGACGACTACAATCATAA
- a CDS encoding DUF6814 family protein, translating into MNGLKKILGILWIAIAAVVGYFGITVMGIPKITSGKQEDLVFGIIIMFVLMPIISGGMAVFGYYSLTGEYSDDKI; encoded by the coding sequence ATGAACGGACTAAAAAAAATATTAGGTATACTCTGGATCGCAATAGCAGCGGTTGTAGGATATTTCGGAATTACAGTAATGGGAATTCCAAAGATCACTTCCGGCAAACAGGAAGATTTGGTTTTCGGAATTATTATCATGTTTGTACTGATGCCGATTATTTCAGGCGGAATGGCTGTTTTCGGTTACTATTCCTTAACCGGAGAATATTCTGACGACAAAATATAA